The DNA sequence CACGTCATAACTGTAACACGGACGATTTTATTTAACAACTTATCTGCCATTGAGACGGTACTAACGGTGATGACGGTATGTCGGTAATGACGATAGTGACGATAATGACGGTTGCTGCGATAAACAACAGGAAAATAGCTTAATACAAACAAGTTACAAGCAGGCTGAATGTTCTACAAAGTACGGCGACGTTACGTATACAGATAATTTTACGAATGCTAGCAAATAAACGGAACGAGATACTTATAAATGATGTGAGCTCTTTCAGACCGGTGAACTGTGCTTAAATCGACGGTAATTTACATTGATTTATACTAAGAATGTGTGAacgcaaaataaacaaatggaaaataagcaaagagaaaaaaaatgctatttatATTAAATGCTGCGGAATGTCGCAGTAATATCTGGCTCCCTTAAGAGTCTACGGGACTCTTACTTTTCTTATGCTTGTCTATACTACGTTTTGTGAGTTACAGTGTTCAAAGGCTCCCCGATGGGGAATTCCCTGGTCTCGATCTAGTGCGATCCTGCCTCAGTGCTGTCATCGCGCTTCCTTGATTCGTCAGTGCTGTCTTCGTGTTCCAGCAACAATACGAGCTTGTGAACGGGTCTCTCCAGTGTAGTGGTTGCTGTCTTGATTCTTGCTGATCTCACCaatcctctgtcatcaggtTTCACTTCGATCACTTTTGCTAGCTTCCAGTGACCTCTTGGCGTGTCGTCATCAGCGAGCAGGACAATGTCTCCGACTGCGATGTTTCTTTTGGTATCACACCATTTGTGTCGTTTCTGGAGGTTTTGCAGATATTCTTTCTTCCATCTCGACCAGAATAACTCCGTGAGATACTGCACGCGACGCCATCGTTTTCTGAGGTACAGGTCTGGTCTTTGGAAGCTCCCAGGCGGTGGCATTACCAGCTTCGTCTTGATTGTTAATATGTTATTTGGCGTCAGAGGCGTTAGATCTTCAGGGTCATCATACATATGAGTGAGCGGTCTGCTGTTGATGATGCACTCATACTCTGCCATAAGGGTTCGTAGAGATTCGGCATCCAAGGCGTGACCTTGCTCCTTCAGAAGGGCTGCAAATATAGATCTCACAGAGCAGATCTGCCTTTCCCATGATCCTCCCATATGGGACGCTGTTGGGGGACTCTTCTTCCATACTATCCAATCCGCCTCAAACTGGCTTCTGACATACTCCCCGATCTTCTTATCTTCCATCTTCCATCTCTTCTAAAGCGCGGCGTAGTTCTCTCTCGCTTCCCATAAAATTCCATTATCTGACGGATTGGTCCTCTTCTTGCCACAAAGCGTCTGATTGCGTTGATGCAGGAGTCTGTATCTAAGGTATCTGTCGCCATGCAGGAGAAAATGACACCGTACCTCTTGaatttttttcgtcgttctttGATTATGTACGGGCCAAAGTAATCGACCCCACAGAATGTAAAGGGCCAAGCAAGCGTTACGCGGTCTCTAGGTAAGTCAGCCATCTTCTGTTCTGAAACCTTGCCTCGAAGGCGGCGACATGAAACACAGCGAGAGATATTATATCTGACTACGGAGTTGCATTTCGGGATCCACCAGCGACTTCTAATTTGATTTAACGTCATACCTCTTCCTCCATGTGCGACCTTGCGATGAGCATCAAGAACGATCAGCCTAGTTACATGCCCTTTTCTTGGCAGGATAATGGGGTGCTTACACTCGTCTGAGAGTTCATCTGATTTCCTTAGTCTACCTCCGACGCGAAGCAGTCCATCATTCCCAAAGGATGGGTCTAGACGATACAAAGGACTTGATTTCTTGATCTTTGTGTTGTCGTGAGCTGTAAATTGATTGCTCAAAACGGCGATCTCTTCTCTAAAGGAAACTTCCTGGATGATCTTCAGAATCTTGATCTCTGCTTCTTGTACCTCTGACACTGTTAAGGGTCTTAACCCGTTTGCATTTTCTTGAAGCTCTTCACGTTTTGTTCCTAGTCTTCTAATCCAAGAAACTGCGGCTTTGAGCTTATGCCAACTCGATATCTTGCCGAAACGTCGGACGATGTCTTCTTTGTCAGTGGATGCTTGGGATGGGACGATATAGGTAGTAGTCTCATCACTTTTAATGCCTTGAACATCTTCTTCAGCGGCCTTGTTCTCAGGCCATTCGCTCTCTTCTGTCCACAGAAACGCAGGACCTTTACTCCAATTGTCATGTGATATTCGCGTGGCTCTTGCGAGAGATCTCCGTCCTTCCACCAGAAAAATCTGAGGAAGTCTCTATGTGGTTCGAACACCCGGACTTGGTGAAACATTGCCTCCACATCTCCCATGAAGCCGGCTGGCTTTTATCGGAATTTAGTTAGAACGCCAGGTAGGGAGCTTGTTAAATCAGGACCCTGAAGGAGTTTCTCGTTGAGCGACGTTCCCTTGAACTTTGCACTACAGTCGAATACAACACGGATTTTGTCAGGCTTTTTTGGATGGTAAATCAAGAGACCAACTTGCGGGTTTGGTATCAGCGGTGGTATTTTATCTGCTATGCGAATGGTATGAGTCCACATCTTAGCGTGTTCGGCAGTTGGAATCTCTTGACGTGTTGCAGGTATTTCTGACCTCGTGTACGTTTTGGGAAGTGACAAGTTGACGGTTCCATTAAGATCAGAGACAGTCAGACCATGGACAACAGTTGTTTCTTGAGCGTCGGTCCCATTTATAGTCTTGACCTTCAGTGTACTTCTTACACCAACAGCGCCGAGCATTTCGTTGAGATCTTCAGAGATAAAGGTACCTGTACTGCAGCTATCCAACATTGCGTAGGTTTTTATTTCTCCTTCTTTAAACTTGACGATGATTGGAACGATGGGCATACAGCTTACAACTTCTTCCTCCTTAGTACTTATTCTTGCGTTTGTAACTGATTGACCAGGTCCCTCTCTATTTTGTGAGCCGGTTTGCGCTGATGCATCTTGTGTAGTGTTTGAGCTACGTCTTCTTGAAGGTCTGAAGTCATCGTCATGTAAACCGGTTGGGTGGTTCCTTTTGCACTTCTTACATGTACGCTTTGCAAAACATCCTCTGATCTCTGATACAATCCATAGCACGCGTAGCAACGTTTATTCTCTTGGAGAAAGGTTTGTCTGTCTCTTAGGGATTTCTTAAGGTATTCTCTGCAATCATCTTAGTCGTGACTCGCTTTCTTGCAACAAGCACActtctcttctttttcttcttcgaCACCAGTTAAGCGAACTTTCTCTTTAGGTTGATTCACCTTCTTAAACTTCGCGTTTACACCTGACTTGATTTCTTGTTTGCCTTGATGTCTACTCAGAGCTTCAAGCGAGAAGACTGGGTCGGCTTGCACTTTCGCCTCGGTTTTCATAAACTGAGCAAATGCCTCAAATCCTGGTATTCCTTCGTTGCGCTCTCTCATCTTACTGGCTTCTCTCCTCCAGCGGTCTCGAAGACTAAAAGGTAGCTTGCTAACCAGACTTTGAATATTATGTGGATGATCTAGAACAGATAGGTATGCGAGAGATGACATCGCGGTTCGACATTGCGTCAGGAAACTTGAAAACTTATTGAGAGACTTCGGATCATAAGATACTGAAGGCCACTCGGTTGCCTTAAGGATGTACGCGTTAGAGATGACATACGGGTCTCCATACTTCTCCTTCAAAATCTTTCTCGCTTCTTCGTAACCTTGTGAGCCTTTGTGAAAACAGCCTTTGATGAGCTCTTTTGGTTCTCCGTCAAGGTACTGCTCTAAAAATCGTAGGCATGACTCGTTCGATATCATCCTCGACTCGATTTGTGATACGAACGCGGTCATGAACGAGTGGAAATTCATAGGATCACCAGGGAACTTATCAAGCGACAGAGGTGGCAGCAATACATGTTGTTGGTGCACGGCTAGCATCTGTGTGAGATCATTATGTTTCTCAATGAGTGTCCTTAAGCCTTCGTTTTCAAAATTGCGGTCAAAATGTATCGGTACTTCCAGTGCGGCTTGAGGTGTTACACGTGTAGGCTTGGGCGGCGTCTCTAATTGAGCGGTGTCGGGATGTGTGAACCTCAACAAAGTGTCAAAGATTGGAGAAGTCGCTCTAGTGCGCGGTGGCTTTAAATCATCTCTGATGGGCGCTGGCTCTACATCTCGTTGCTTAACATCTACGAACACGGGCAGTAGCTTATCGTGGTCTCTGATAGGAGATGGCTTCACATCGCGTTGCATAACATCTCCAAAGTCAAACTCAAAGTGTGGCGTAGGAGACGTAGCGGGCGTGACACCGACTTGATCTGCAATTTCTGCATATGATTTTTCTCGTGCCTGCGCAATAGAAATCTCTTCTTGAAGCTCTAGTTCTtcgaatttattttgaatagcTTTCTTCTGCTTTAGAAACTTAGCCTTTGTGATACATTCTGCGGCCCTAGCGCGCTCTCTGGCTCTAGCGGAGATAGCACTCTTGGAACTATTCGAGGACCGATGGCTTTTAGAAGAGTGCGATGAAGATTTGGTAGGGGTGTTACTTTGTCGCAAAGCAGCATTCTGCACCCATTCAGTGATTCTACTGTGAAAGCGTTTGATTCTAACTTGCAATTCTTCAAACCAAGAAAGAGCTTTCTCCTTTTCATTTTCTTCTAGACCTTCTTCCCAGGCTTCATAATATATGGACAATTGCTCGCAAAGTTCGTTAAATGTCTCAAGTTTAAGGTTTCGCGGTTCTTATTTTCACGGGTGAACCAATCGACAAAATTAATCTTTAGCGTGATCTTTCTTGTATTCGCAAGCATTCGTTGAACCTTTGTTCGGCTTGATACGCTCTTCCTTTATCGGTAGGCACTCGGAGACGTTCGCTACGACGAGGCAAAATATTCGATTCCTGATCAGCTGTTTCTCGGATTGCGCCATTCGGTTCGGAAGAGGGTCGGATATCGATCGGATTGTGATCGGATAATGTTCGTTCGGATATCGGTTCTTTCGTTTTATCTTCGAATGTTTGTCGGGTATCGCTCGATTCGTTCATTTCTGGTTTCAATCGGCGATGGGATTTCGAAGTTTGACGGTCAATGTCTGCTTTCAGTCACACACATATCACATATCATTTCAACAAAATGTGGCGGTGAACGTTGCACGAAAGAGTAAAATTCCAACATGTCATAACTGTAACACGGACGATTTTATTCAACAACTTATCTGCGATTGAGACGGTACTAACGGTGATGACGGTATGTCGGTAATGACGATAGTGACGATAATGACGGTTGCTGCGATAAACAGCCTGAATGTTCTACAAGGTACGGCGACGTTACGTATACAGATAATTTTACGAATGCTAGCAAATAAACGGAACGAGATACTTACAAATGATGTGAACTCTTTCAGACCGGTGAACTATGCTAAAAGCGACTTAATTTACATtgatttatactaaaaatgTGTGAacgcaaaataaacaaatgaaaataagcaaagagaAAAAATGCTATTGTTATTAAATGCTGCGGAATGTCGCAGTAAtagcggatattgttcatttgcccagtcaaattgcagcttgtaagagctgcgtattAAACCAATTCGAAATCTCATGAAAGCCgcaaataaatacataaacatAAGCTCCTCCCATAGAAGGATTGTATCGCTTTGTGAACACATCACCAATATGTCACCCCAGTTATGCATGCCCTAGTCTCAGTCAGCCAGCACTAGTTTCAGTTAAGCGCTAGGTACAAAGTGGTAAAAGTGTGTTTAAACTTCAAACATGGCACCACCATTCCAAAGACAGCTTCGACAGGCTCGCCAAGCATTGCAAGAGACAAACAAAGAGCGAGAAACTCTGAGAAATCTGGATATTTTCGTGCTTGATAACACTTTGCGGGAGACCACAGTTGGTCAACTTCGCGGCCATACAATGGATAACAAGTGGGCCATCTATGACCAGGTATTAAAATGTTTATTCTCGCAAACATCGACTTCTCCCGGGGTGCCTAATGAGTAATTGATGATACTATAGCATTGATGAAGTCTTGCTTACGTATTCATTTTCGTATTCATCCTTCTTATTGTCTTATCTGTGTCGTTCAATACGGTATGACCTCTAATCTTGCTGCGAAAATACTCTGTTTATGTCGTTTTTCTGCTTTGATCCAACCGACTGAGCCCCAGAgctaagcaattttacaggaagcttataatttgtgactgctagggtggcagtgttctgattataattgcaaatctGAGCccggtggggggaggggggggggagctttcccttttatagcggaacctcgtgtttaagtgTGACCTCTATCCTCTAAGCTTGCtgttaaaatacttttatatTCAAACCGCCTGTATTTGTTTTCCAAGCCCGCTCCACTGGTAGTCCGCGTATTTATTCTACATTTGAATTTACTGGAGGGCTACTGAACCACTTATCAAGTCACCCTTGAACGGTCCAATTGTCGTTAGTCACTTTTAATCTTGGTAATATCTCAACCAGAAAATCATACGTTCTCCCATGTCAACTAATGAGATTGGCCCTATGAAATCGCACGTTGATTTGCTCTTGTGCGATCGATACCATAGAGGCTAGGGGCGTGCACACAAAGGAATCAATGTTGAATTATTATATTTCGAGTCATGGATACAAAGTAAATAATGTTATTCAACGCTAAGGGTCGTCCCGAATCCTGTACCGTGACCACGACCTATTTAAAGGTGATCCCAATCTCACACGGCAGCCGTTGTTAAGTGACAAATCAGAGCCGTGGCAGGAGCACgtgccaccccccccccccccccccacctatccccccaatattttcaaaagttatcatatcaatcaatggctgtcgtttttctaaatggtccaAAAGAGTCTGGGGCGAgcacgcgggagacctgtgatattctaaaacgttagggactaggctccatttccaagatggctgccagcaaaatcgtagaaaacacgaattcctgcaagtttacgtggaaattctcgacttacaaagttCTAGAGCGACataaaagcgaaaaaaatgattgaagcggactcctAAATATGGTATGTCATGCctaaaaaggaaatgaccgagtgagctagaaaaacgacagttctTAAAACAAGATTAACTGATATGAAGGAAATGATTAGTTAGGGCGTGGCTTTGcccaatattttttcttaatgcttctgtaaaaaaattcaacaacAAATAGAAGTTGTGAAGCTAATGCTTGCGTTTTAATTTCTAAGCTGTTCCCATTGTTCCATATCAATTGTTTTCCCTGTGAATGTCGATcgtactgttctatttttactACAAAGATACGTTTGGTCTATTGAATTAACACCCACAATTGAAGTCCCACACTAGGGTAGCTTTATTAAATTTAAAGTGTCTATTTCTTTTGATAAGCCGATGAAAATGATTTTGTGTGTGTGACTCAGAGTTGGGTGAGCGCTTGATTCCCCGTAAGGTTAAGGCTTGATGCGTGTACGGAAATTGGTGACCAGAGCGATATACGAAAAACTAAACTCGCATCACTTACCAATCCCGGCGTCAGGAACCTACTGATGAGTTGAGAAAATAATACATATATTCATACTTTTTATTTGGTCTTATACAGATTATGTACATGGGATAAGTTCCAAGTAAATGCAAAGGAGGACTAACAGCGTTACTGTGCTTCGTAACGCAGTGATTTTGGCAATTAATTTTCtatcatttattttgtttttgataaCGCGCAGCTTCGATTTCGAGCGGCTTATGATTGCTAATTCGCAGTTTTGTCAGCGCAATACTGTGGTTTGTATTGTAGACCTGGCTGATAAATGTCTCAAATTCGTTCGTTGTTCTGAATATATATTCTATAGGTTCTAAGTTTGCTTTGTTGGTTGGAGTCTTTTCGTATACAAACATGTATAGCACCGACtttgttttataaattttTCAACTGTATTAAAATTACCAGCAATTAGATTATGGCTTTCCCATATATCTCCCAGCTTATTTCGgtaatcttttattttaaaactcCAGAAGACTTTGTTGTCTGCCTCCTTAATCCAGTTGTATTGCATGTGGTTTTCGAGAGTTTCTGTCTTTCGTATAGATAATTTCTGCCAGAATTCTAAAGATCGCATTTTAACCTCTCCCGTGTCTTTGTAGTAATCCATGATTCCATGGCAGTACTCGCTCTTGATATCCCACTTTCAATTGCTTCAGGTAAAGAAAATCGGCTTCGAACACATGATTGTAGCTTCGTTTAACCACATGACGAGGTTGGGTGACACGTTCATCAAACAACTCCACGAGAGAGGCGAGGATATGACTCTCAAATATGCCTTTACCGAGTTCCTGGAGAAGATAGATGAGAACCGAGTGCCCATTCCTGACCTCATCCCTGTCGGGATGAGAAAGATGAAAGAGTTAGGAATAGGGAATGCCATTATCGAGATGGACTTGGTCTACAATGGGATTGACTACAAAAAGTTCACGATAAATAAGATTTGCGACCTGCTGCTTGAACGGTGAGTTgggcgcagggtgcgcgctaGCCTCGCCCCAAGGTCTTCTGGGCAATTTCCAACATGGCGTCTTGGTTAGCTAGACGACATATTAAATTGGCAAAGCTGGGGGACTATCCAATTTGGTGGATGTGATTCTTTGTAATCCGTTAGGCTAAGCTGTCACTAAATGGGTGGCTTCTAAGGCTATCTAAGCAAAAACTCATTTATTTCTCACAAACCTTTTTGTATACGATATTTGACCCATTCCCAAGCAAATTATAGtgctaaacaaaacaaagacaacGAAACAAAGACAACGAATaacctcttttttttctataatttGACTGTTCTAGATTCCGGTGGATTCGTGCGAATCTAAACTCCAAAGATCCGAAAATCTTTGTCAACCTAAGAGACTTCTATGACGCGATCAATAAAAGGCCCAGGCGAATCTTGAAGGTTGTGAATTATTTGTCGAGACTTCCACCTGAAGATCGTCCTTTTGGTATCGTCTACGAAGAATCAGGTAAAAATATTACAACCGATGCTCAACACACAGCTCATCGAGATCATGGGGAAGAAGTGAGGGTTAGGAGAGATTGgcacttttaaaatatttaatttgcCCTTTAACAGTTTTGAAGTTGGCTGATATAAAACTTATCAATTGTATTGAACTTCTGTTTAACACCCTGTAACGTGTTTATACTATGCCCATAGAATAAAACCTAAATTGCTACTACTTATTTGGTATATATTTAGGCATTATAACTCAACTAGAACAGGCGAATGCAATGGAAACAATGCCTTGTTAGAACTTTTATTGTCTCAAATAGTCCAATTAGTAAGAGTAACTATTCagactttatttcatggataTAGTGTGAGCACTATGTTCATGAGAACCATTAAGACAGTAATGTTTTAACACGACTTTTGTGGTAGACACCAGTTCCACCTGCGCGCAATGCCTTATAGGTTAaataacacagggagcccgcgCAAAACGTTACAAAGCCTTACAATGTCTCACATGGAATTGCTCAGGCTGACTTCCGTCTCTTTTCTTAATCTTGTACTATGTAAGACCCGTGACGTAGCTCTTTTAATACACGATTTACAGGAAAAAACTTCCCGGAGACCGTCGGAGTGTGGACCCGTGTGATACGGGACGAGATGGACCGGTGCGGGTTCCAGAACGGACACCTCCTAGTGCACGTACACGAGCAGTGGGGAATGCAGGATGTGACTCAGCTTAGATGCCTTGCTAACGGAGCAAACGGGATCTGGGCGGG is a window from the Nematostella vectensis chromosome 9, jaNemVect1.1, whole genome shotgun sequence genome containing:
- the LOC125572231 gene encoding uncharacterized protein LOC125572231, whose protein sequence is MGDRLPQIFLVEGRRSLARATRISHDNWSKGPAFLWTEESEWPENKAAEEDVQGIKSDETTTYIVPSQASTDKEDIVRRFGKISSWHKLKAAVSWIRRLGTKREELQENANGLRPLTVSEVQEAEIKILKIIQEVSFREEIAVLSNQFTAHDNTKIKKSSPLYRLDPSFGNDGLLRVGGRLRKSDELSDECKHPIILPRKGHVTRLIVLDAHRKVAHGGRGMTLNQIRSRWWIPKCNSVVRYNISRCVSCRRLRGKVSEQKMADLPRDRVTLAWPFTFCGVDYFGPYIIKERRKKFKRYGVIFSCMATDTLDTDSCINAIRRFVARRGPIRQIMEFYGKRERTTPRFRRDGRWKIRRSGSMSEASLRRIG